The genomic interval AGCCGACTGCGCCTCCGCGGTGCTGGGTGGGGTAGCGGAGGCAGGTGATGGTGAAGGGTGAGGCGGTGCTACGTGGAGCGTGGCTGATATGCTCTTGCTGCCGGAGGCGGCCCCGCCCAGGAAGTCAGAGGTGAGCTTTACAGTCGCGACCGGAGATTTGGCAAGAGTGGCCATCATGTCGGGGGTTATCCGCAGCACTGTTTGGCCTTTAGCATCGGTGGTGATGGAGGATGGGGGGAGACGGAGGACATCTTTACCCTGGATACGCAAGTTTGTTGCAGTTATTGGAATTCCTCCTCCACCTGGAGTCTTCATTCCCAGCTGCCCAGTGATGGAAAcctgaaacagcagcagatgaaacTTTAACTCAGAAATCACAAACTTTCTTTGTTTAGGTATATGGATTTTGGATTCATAACCAGCATTTTCAATCAAAACCTCAGCCTTGCATGCCGGAATAAAGTTCTTTACCTGTTTGATGTTCGGGGAGGTGACACCTTGCAGCACAGCTGGAGGAGTGGGGTTGTTAGCGGGGCTACCTGGAGAACCGGTCTGAGGTTTGGTCACATTAATAGCCGACACAGAGAGACTGGTTGGAACCTGGACAGGACTGCTACCAGACGGACTTCTTAGAGGCACGGAAACAACAGCCTATTGCACAagagaaaataatatatatatgtactgttaaaaaaaaagtacagcttcttgataaatgtttatatttctggAATGTCACTGTGTTTTGTCACAACACAGTTAAAAACTTCAATGTGCTTTATTGGTATTGATCAGATAGATTGAAGTGGACATTAACTCATCACTAGTCTTGATTTtcatgttctctaacaaacctcttcACAGCTTGCTGGATTGACTGGGATTAACTCTTTTTTCTAATTAGATTACTTCTGTCtccattacatttgaaataaacccaaagcaatTTCTAATaatgttatatatatacatcAAGTGAAGAATCATAGCAAACTCTGCAATGCTTCGCTTgagaaagtaaatctgttgggcCTCACCTTGACACAAGGACAACAATTCTGAGTACCACACTGCCAGACGggacacaaaaaaagcaaaacatactTGGTGACAGATGCAGGGAGCTTACTGCTGATGCTTAATGTTTAGCAATCACAGTTTGTTCTTGCTTGTAATGCAGAGATCAGATCAGTTCCTAAAATAGCTCAACCCAAGACTGACGATGATTAAATGGCGCTTTATAAAAGCATGTAGGTGAAGACCCGCCTCTATGTACGTATAATTATAGAGCTATTTGTGCCCGTTGCAGAACAAATAGTGTCTGCAGAAATCTGGTGTTCATTTTAACTGAAACTACAATTCTCTTTCACTCAGATCTGCATGGTATATTTGCAAGTAATTTacccaaatacattttttatatacgGGATTTAacctgttttgtttcctttttaaaatgtaaaaaagtagGAGCCAAACAGTTAATCCTCTGTGTTTAACGTACCTGTGAAATGCCCTTGGCTGCCATGGACACAGGCATCCGGATCTGGTGCGATGTCTGATGCACCAGAGTGGCCTGCTGAGCGGCTGCTGATGGACCCAGACCGCTGGGCTGAGTGGAAACGACCCGGACCTGAGGGAGGGAGCCCGCCGCCAGGTGGCTCACTATCCGAGCTGCCTGCTGGGAAGTTACTGGCTGGGAGGCCGGCGGACAAGCCTGACTCGTGGGTAGGATCGTTCCCAGCTGAGGCAGCGAtggaggagagacgaggagAACGCTgccagagagagaaaaagaagatgCACATTCAAACTGGACAGATGAAATCAAAGTactgaacaaaagaaaagcttcagtCTGACTGACCCTGGGCTGGTTTTCAGCGTGTCTGGAACTCCGGTCTTTGTTGGTGTGGTAGCAGAGAGATGTAGAGGTGATTTGGGGGTTCCAGGAGTGTTTGGGGTGGGAGTTGTTGGGACTGGAGACATGGAATTACAGCCCAGGTCCAGTCCGGCCTCCAGAGATCCGGGTGTTTTGCTGCTTCCATCTTTACTTCCAGACTTCTACAATATGAATACAAATATGACCTTCTTTTACAACTACAAGCAAAAAAACGAAATTAATTAGTCAAATGATAAGTGATAAAGCGATAAAACGCCCTTGGATTTTTTCACAAAGCAAACTTCAATTGCTTCAATAAGTTTTATGTGATAGGCCAACACCAACCTGCAGAGATCCaaagctcaggtgggagaattaTTAGTCATTCACTTCACAAATACAGCTTTAGTGAAGGAGAGGCAAGAAGAAAACTATTATTGAAAGAAGTCCTGTTTGGAGTCTCTGCCAAAGTGGAATAAGGCTCTCTGCTCAGATGAGAGctagttttttgtttcaatatgCTATGCGTGACGATAAACTAACACCACACATCATCCCTATGGTGAAACACAGCAGTGGaagaatcatgctgtggggatactCTTCTTCAGCAGAAACAAGGAGGCTGGTAAGTTGACAGGAAGTGAATGGAGCTAAGTTTTTTTCCCTTATATTTCCCAATCATGCTGGTAAATCAAAAAATGCTCAAAAGTGCTTATTTTCCCAACAGTGGGTCAAGTCAAAAAGTAGTTACTTAAGAGTAAAAAACCAAATGCagaccatttttatttaatacattttaggCAGTGAACTCACCGGTTTAGATGCTGGTTTGGGTTTTTGCTGCTGAgcttttcttgcttttgcaGCCGCAGCTTGAGCCTGATGGATCCTCTCTGAATGAAGCAGAGAACATTATGACCTCACGCTGATTTGAGCTCAGGAAGCAGAAATGACTAAAACTTGTACACCAATCTGGTAAATAGctttataaaaagcaaaacagacatACATATTTCCAGTATATAACTTTCAATTTTCAAAATTGTACTAGTTATGTATTATATAACTAGTTATTATACAATCACTAGTTATAATGTAGTTAgttaaaatgtgcttttctaAAGCAGATTCCTGCTTACCGAACTCTTCCTGACTGCGGAGGCGATGCAGGTAAATCCACAGTTTGCGGCCGATGTCGTACTTCACACAGGGATCCTTCTCATAGTGAAGTCTGTCCAGAGCCCCGCTGACAACTGTGTTCACCTAAAGGGAAGACAAGCTGTCTATTAACAGGTAAAACCAGGAAGTCTAATGCAAAGTCAGCATCCATTTCTACAAAGTGAACAAATAAGTTATGCAAACCCGCAAACCCTTACATTACTCAAGCGAAAAAGCAGGATAATAGAGGAAAACAATAGCAGTACTTGTGCGCTTGTGACATCTGGAGCAAGGAACTGGGAATCTTTTAAAAGTTCACAGATTTCCGCCCTTGTTCCCTCTCCATTGGGTAACCGGGCAGCTGCATCccgaactgaaaaaaaataaataaaaaaagataaatagagGCAGGATTGGTTTTCAgtaatgttctttaaaaattaaaaaaacccagcatACTGTTCCTGCGTGATAGCATAAAAGATTTCTAACCCAGAGAGAGGATGGTGACGTATGGTGGTCGGTCAGAGCGAAGCAGTGTGTGTTCTCTGGCTTTATTTAAGGACATTTCCTTATCAAACACGCCTTTAACTGGCCCCACCACGGACTCGAAGCCATGCATCCTGAAGGTAAAGGCTTTGTGAGGCTGGTTATATCGCTGCTGCTCCTATtggacaaaacataaaatttagaGAGCTTACGTCGAGATTAGGTGTGAAATAGTGCAAGTACTGCAGCAGCACGCACAAACCTGAACTTGAAACACTTGTTTCTCATCTCCGGTGCTCGGCCGCACCACATAATCAGTTGAACTGCAATAGTAAAGGCAATAAACAGTTATTTTGACgctgcaaaaaaacccccacaaaatACAGTAACATGTTTAAAGGCTCACAGTTTGGGAGTGGGGGACGTAAGCTCCAACAGGTCTTCATTCTCTGTCTATATAGAAAAGTAataatagaaacaaagaaacagtgTTATATaaagtgaaaatctgaaaattataactactttaaactaaaactgaataTTTGTACAACTTTGACAACGAAGTCTTTGGAGTCCAGCCAGAGTTGACAGAGCGCAATGAGGTCCTTTTCTGTGTCCTGAGTGGGGCCTGAAAGAAACCACTGGTTTGAATCCAAACATTCTGGACACAAAACACAACCATCAAGAAGGTAAGACATTAAACGAGCCGCCTTACCGATCCATCTCCACTGCTGAAAATCATCGACAAACTCCACAAACGGAGAAAAGCCACTAGGGAGCGCCATCATGCCATCTGATCGacaaaaaaagtgagaaatttTACTTCTTACATTCCCGTCAGAAGTTTAAATACCGGTACATTAATCAAGGACAAAGTCGTTTTGCAATAGGAGAGTTGTTGGTTCGATTCCAATTCCAGCACCATAAAAATGTTGTCCTTTTAACATTTATGAATAATGTTATATCTTCAGCTTTTAATTATTAACTTCAACAGttctttttccacttttgaaGGACAGAGCGACTATACGACATTCATCTTCAATCATTTTGAACAAGAACTGGGTGACAAGTTTTAACTCATTGTGGGTAAAGATTACATAGCCAGGTATAAATATGTACACAAATATTCCTGcaatatttgtataaatattctTTACCAAGTTGCAGAAAAGAAACTTCCACCTTTAAAATCAACACGTACTGAAACTTGCAGCGTCCAACAGGGACAAATCAAATGTCTCCTGGAGAAAAGTGTTATTGTCAGATACTAAGACTAGTTAATTAGaccaggttttaaaaaaacctgTTGATTTTAACCCTGTGtgaattaaagaaaatccactAAAACGTGAAAGTTTTAAACTTTCGTCTTTAAAACCACTTTTCTGATGGGAGTAATAAGgcttacaataaaaataaaaattatgtaggTTCAGatgtgctttaaaataaaaatgagtgcAAAATGTACTATTTCAGCTCGCTCCAGTGTTGATTATAGTTTACCTTTAGTCTCTCCTGCAAGAAACTGCAGAGCTTGAAGAACTAGGTCTGACCAGCATGAGGCAGATGAAAACCAGGTGTTGAGCGAACTGGCTGGAGAGGACTGCCAAGTCTGAACCTTTTCCTCCAACTGAGAGATGAAGACATATTAGCTATGTGGTAACACAATTGATTGTATTTCATGTTAAAGTGGCACTTTAACATGAGGACGCACCATCAAGGTACTGGCAGGACCCTCTGCTCTGAAGATGCTTTCCAACAAGCTGAAGAAACTGGCGGTTATTTCCTCAACTGCAACAGGGCTGCTTTGAGCTTCCTCCACAAttctgcaataataataataataataataataataataataaacaatcCAAGACTCAGATTCAAAGCAACAGTTAAAAGCTTCAGGATGGTCTCGAGGAACTAGACTCACTCCTCCTTGATGTTGGCTAGAGGTGTGGAAGGCGCCTCTGGCAAAGAGTTGATGATATTCACTGGTGGTGCTGAGCAGGAGTCTGAAGGAGTCAGAATTTCACAAGGATCCTCAGATTCCACTTTTATCGCcttgagtttctttttctttctctcatctctCATCTTCTTCTTGGGaagcaacaaatcaaaaagtgctgattgataaaaaaaaaaaaaagagaggtcAGGTCTGAGTGAAAATCCTAAAGGAAGAGCAGTTTGCTTTAAGCAGATTTACTTACGCAAAGCTCCCTTCCGACCAATGTTTGCTCTTGAGAGAACATCCCCAAGGTGGATATCAGAGGTTATCAAGTCTGGATGATCCTTAAGACACCAAAATAGTCATAACATACACAAGGAAAGTTTAAATCCTGCAAATTTTTCTCCTCAAATCATAACCTACTGGCTGGCGTTTCCTTTTCTCACGATGGTGATGCAGCATGACTTTTAAATCCATTTCCCCTAATTCtactttttctgtaaaaagaaaaacattatctTGAACACTGGGGCACGCATTTTCGGCTTGAAGCATTGCTGTCACCTTTAAGGCAAAAACTCACTGACCTGTAATCTTCATGTCTGGTGTAGAGAGGCTAGGAAGAACTCTGAGTGAGATGGTAGGAGTGGGAGAAGACGGAGACTGAGGGGCTGGATTCCACACTGACACGTCTAAGATATATGGTggtggaaaacagaaaagcgatggtcaacaaaatattttatgactatattcattttctgctgttgggtgttttcagtttcattcagtttatgaaataagaaatcaaaattcagtttaattgTATTGAGCCCTGAGGTGACAACGTTCTGACagagttttgaaaatatttccagattCAAATTTCTGGAGTTGCctctttttagcatttttaaagcagaaatccaaaggttctcaataaaTTTATGGGAGAAATTTTTATGGATGGGTGgatacagacagacagatggacggaTATACAGATGCGTTAATGAACAGGCAAagaaattgctaaaataaaaatttttagaGAGTTGGATTAGGAAATAATAAAgatatcaattttttttctatgctgTTTATGTTCTCACACTTATTCTTACACAAATTTCAACTTGTATGCAGGTAAATACTGTCTGCATGATAGATCTCAAACAAAAGACAGACCTTCGTCATCAGAGGAAGCATTGCTGTCCTCACACTCAACTTTGACGTCCTTCAGGATGCGGCTCAGTCTTCTTCTTACTCTCGACTCCCGTGTCTCAGGCTGAGTCCTGTTTGGCAGCCGTCGTTTGGGTGGAAAGTCCAGACTGTTCTGAACTGCAAAGTCGAGCAGCTCCTTAtccaaagacaataaaaagacTTGTAAGCTGAAGAAATAAGATGTGGGCGAAACGCAAATAAATTGTTactatgcaaaataaatatctgaaccTTTCTGGAAACAAGAATCTGCTTCAAGAGTCTGTGGTAATACTGCTGAAGGGAATGCAGCTGGCGCTTCCTTTGGGATTTGGCACACAACTGTCTATACTTGACCACCTCTGGATTGAAGTAACCATCTAGATGAAGAAGATCAGGATTGTAATCAGGAAGAGGAGTAAAGGCTCATTTAGTTACATTTCAACAGAGATGTGGTAGGTATGATGATGCCACATATCATAACAAAGGTGTACTATAACCTTTTGTTATATTACATACATTCAAGATTTCCcaaattaaatggaaaacaaagcaTCATTTATAACCCAGAAATATTCAAACTTtgtctgaaaaatgtgaatatttatcACTTTAGACAATAATTTGTCTTCAAAATATCACCAATTAGACCTAACACTATGTTTCAGTTTGAAGACCAATGcttttaataattacataaatgaATGCCATATcgaaatatttattgaaaaatcaGCATAATTGAcaagaaccaaaaaaaagaaacaacaacccccccccccccgatgAATTAAGTTCTGTTTGATGTGCAatcattttgtatattttcactggttgttaaaaaaatggCTTAATGTGAAAGGTTTTTAGTACCAATAGGTATTAAATGCCTATTGGTCTAGGTATTTAATAAGTGcataaatcaaaagaaaatgctaacATATATGCATTaaatttatcattattttacgTTTGTTCAACCATAACAATAAGAAAAAGGTGGACAAATGATTAACTGATAATATTGTAGACTCTCCTGCACACAATAAAGTTCTGAAACTAAATAATTCAATAACTGAACAAGCTTGGGGGCAACAAAGCAGGTGTAAATGCAATAGAAAAGTTTAAGAACAGCACCTCTGAACAGCCTCTGTGCAAGATGAAGTGGATTCCCAAAGTTAAAGTTGGTGTTGTTGAACAACTCCCTGATGGTACGATCCTGCTCCTCTGTGTTGTTGTCAGGAAACTGTGGCAGAAACTGTTGCAGATGTTGTCTCTGGGAGTCTGTCAGTACTTCATCCCAAGTGTTTTCACtcagcacagagaaaaaaatgtcaggctgtggaaaaaggaaacaaaaacatgcttgCAAAAGCGCCAACATCTTTATCTGCAAATGTGTTCCAGGTTCTAGATATCCAAAATCTTACAtcctccagcagaacctctgGGAGGTCCACTTTACAGTTCCCAAGCAAACACTCCTCAGTAATTTGTCTTCCGTCTTCCTCTTTAGGCTCCAGAGGGTCTGTCAGCATGTGTTCAAGCGGATCCATTCCTCTCTGCACCAAgcttcaaacagaaaaatacaagacGACCACAAGGTCTTTCTGATCTTCTTCCTTCTTTGCCTTCTGTAACTAATCGTTCACTGTTTCTGCCTACGAACGCTCATGGTTTTACAACGAGgtggaaaaataatttatcaaagCCATTCTCCAATGTCAGAGCAGTCTGCGGGTGTACAACCCTTTCCGAAATAAAGTGAAGCTAATCTGACTGTTAATAGTGACCTAGCAGCACAGATGTAAGCTAaccttaatttaaaaagaaaaaaaacacacaacgcTTACGTTTTAACTTTACCAGTTAGTACAGGCATGATTCGTTTGGTGTACATTTTTAACTAAAGGCAATGTAATATATAAGcgaaaacagaaagtaaatctGTCTTACCTTTTAACGTTTGTTTTTGGAATAATAGGGAACTATTTCCCTGTTGCACTCCTTTTTTGTTCTACTGGAAATGAATGCTAAACGTGCCCGCTGCTGCCCCAAGAGGAAATTGACTGTAAAGACATACGTTCATTTCCACACGAAATGTGATAAGATAAAACTAGTTTTTCGCTGTAAAATGTTTAGTGGTTTGCTGATCAGTTCATTAGGATTTTAATATTGTTCTTATTATTTTCGACcgagtttaaatataaactttacTAAAACCATTTAACTAAATAATGTTCCTACAAAACATTAGCTAGGCAATTTTAAGTAGTATTTGGcctttctttaaattattacaCAAGCCTATATAATATTTCACccttttactttttgttcaGCACCCTCTTCAACACCTCTGCTAGGCCACAGCTCCTGGAATACAGTCTTGTTGGCATGGCTCAAAGATGGCGGACAAAGGTTTTATGGTAAGTTGCTTCTTCTCCATCAACACTCTGCAGCGTACACCAGTGACTGTCATTGTGTTTCTACAAATGGCTACAGGGAAAAGGGAGATGACATTGAGTTTTTTCAAGGAATTATCTATCTGTCTCATGTTCTATCGTCAcgacatattttataaaagtttcataCTGCAGCTGTTACGGCTACTCttggattttaacaaaaatcaaaaatcaaaaagtgcCAGAGTAGTTTCTAGGAGGAGGGTTTTCCGACTCATCCAAAACAAAGCACTCGCGGAAAGTTTTCTGGTGGCAAACGGTGACTTTCTCAATGtacaaaattaacagaaacactctccgagttgactttccaaaaaatgtaaaattaaactttatttggtgcggtggaaaaactatttcaccCCTCGCTCCTTAACCAAACAATCAGAtgccctgcagcagctgcttccgctgcctaatcacagcaggaggtcACCTGATAAGGAGGAGggtataaacaaaacaaataaataaacaagttacaatagatgtattatttatataaatttagatCTGTAACCTTAatacattagcaaaaataaattaatccacTTCTTAATAGGCTCCAACATCCCGGCCCCTAATTGTTAGCCTTAGCAAAgtaacaattacaaaaataatattcatagGAGCCTAGTATCTAgcaaaaacatgacataaattTAATCatgatctttaaaaatcaatgttcaTAATCCTTTTGTCTATAAATGTTATCTAGAGCCTctcaacatttttaatgcttAAAGCAGTCCATAGTAAATATTAGAAAGACTTTTATTTCATCCTGCTGCCTCCATTAAAAGACAGAGCTTATCTATTGGTCGCTGGATAACATTGGCTTTGGTTTTAACCAAAACACTTCTAACAAAGCCTTTGGCATCTGGAAAAGTCTTCATAACACGGCCCATTGTCCATGCGCTCCTTGGTGCCGAGTTATCCACAATAACAACCAGATCTCCAGGGCTGAAGTTCCTCTTTCTGCTGTTCCACTTGCTTCGTTCTTGCATGAGTGGGAGATACTCCCTTATCCAACGTCTCCAGAAAAGATCTGCAAGATACTGTGCTtgtctccatcttcttcttgaatattgatctgttttgtCAAAGACTCCTGGTGGTATGGTTGCTTTCCCTTTCAGCTGGAGTAAATGGTTTGGTGTTAGTGGTTCTAAGTCATTGGGGTCATTTGACACTGAAGTTATTGGCCTGTCATTTAGGATGGCTTCTACTTCACATAGTGCTGTTGACAGGGTTTCATCGTCCAGTGTTTGTTCCTTTAGAATAGATGTGAGGGTCTTTTTGATTAGACGTATTAGTCTTTCCCAGACTCCACCGTGGTGAGCCCCATAAGGAGGGctaaaaatccattttattccCTCTACTAAAAGAGCCTTTTGGATTTTCTGATGATTTAGCTCTCTTAATGCTTCTTGTAGTTCCTTTTGTGCTCCCACAAAGTTTGTCCCACAGTCTGTTCTGATGCTCATCATTGATCCTCTTCTGCAGATGAATCTGCGTATAGCATTTATGCACGAGTCTGTGGTTAAGAAATTGGCCATCTCCAGGTGGACAGCTCGACTCACCAGACAGGTGAATATGACTCCCCATCGTTTCACCTGAGCTCGTCCTCTTTTTACTTCAATAGGACCAAAGTAGTCAATGCCAACATGACTAAAAGGAGGTAGATCTGGAAATAAACGGTCCTCAGGAAGGTCCGACATCTTCTGTTCACCAGGTTTTGCCTGTATGCGTCTACAGAATACACAGCTCTTGATAATTTTTCTGGCTAAAGAGTTTGCATGTGGGAGCCAGAATTTCTGCCTTAGCTTGGAGAGCATGTGGCTCCTTCCTGAATGTCCAACTTGGTGATGAATTTGTTGTAAGATGAGGTTAGATATATGTGAACCTTTAGGTAAAATGATTGGGTTTTTCTGGTGGATTGGcattgtacttttatttatcCTGCCGCCAACTCTCAAAATGCTACCATCAAGCATCGGATCCAGTTTGAGGATGGTACTTCTTGAACTAAGAGGTTTGCCTTGTTCCAAGTAAGTAAATTCACAGTCAAAGTAGcgtttttgttcaaaacaaattatagctttctctgcattttgcaTGTCCTCCACTGACAGGTTGTGGgtttcatgttgatttttcagctttttcatcACTCCTGAAGACAGGtgagtttgactttttctttgctGGCTTAGCAGTAGAAGATGtcttttcacttttaatatCCAGGCTACCGCCTTCTGAAGTTTGTTCCATGATGAATGATACTTGATTAGCTTGCATACTGGATGTTGATCCTCCACTATCACACTGTTGATTGTGATCTCCTTTCTCACCTCAGGATCGTTTGCTGGTATTTCTTCCAGACCTTCTGTGTGCCTCGGCCATgttcttttttctctgctgagATATTCTGGACCGGTCAGCCATTTTGAACTTATGAAAGATTCCACATAAAGCCCTCTTGATGCGTCGTCGGCTGGGTTGACTTTTGAACTTATGTATCTCCACTGGCTGGTGTGGGAGAGGTCATGGATTACTGCAATCCTGTTGGATACAAAAGTGTGAAATCTTTTTGTTTGATTGTGAATATATTTCAACACAGATGTACTATCTGTCCAGAAAGTTGAATCTGTAAGTGGTAATTGCAGCTCTTTCTTTAGCATTCGATCCACTTTTACAGCCAATGTTGCTGCTGTGAGTTCCAGTCTGGGTATGGTCATCTGCTTTAGAGGTGCCACTCTAGCTTTTCCAAATATGAAGCAGACATGGATTTGACCTTGGTGATTTGATAATCTGAGGTAGCTTACTGTACCATAGCCTGACTCACTTGCATCACAAAAGTGATGCAATTCAGCAGTTTCCACAGGATCAAAGTTTTCAGGCTTTATGCACCTTGCAACTTGAAAGTCATGTAGCAGATTTAACTCCTTGAGCCATCTTTGCCAAGGCTTTGCAAATTCCTGGGGAATGACATGATCCCATCCATATTTGGTTTTGCAGAGTTCTTGGAGTAATTGTTTGGCTTTCAGGACGAAAGGAGAAAGAAATCCTAATGGGTCATATACTGAACTCACTGTGGAGAGTATACCTCTTCTGGTAGCAGGTCGACTCCTGATGGTTACTTTAAAGCTGAAGGTGTCACTGAGAGTGTCCCAATGGAGTCCAAGTGCAGACTCAACTGTTATTTGTTCCTTAAATGCTCCAGCTCTGTGATGTTCAGGGATGCTTGCCAGCACTTCATGGTTGTTGCTGACCCATTTTGTTAATATGAAACCTCCCTCACTGCATATTTTGGTGAGATCTGTGACAAGCTTCATTGCCTGATTTACTGTTGCCACTGATCGGAGGCAATCATCCacataaaagttacttttaatggtTTCGATAACCTCATCGGAATAATGCTTCTGGTTGTCAGTAGCAGTTTGACGCAGAGCAAAATTAGCGATGCTTGGGGATGATATAGAGCCAAAGAGGTGAACTTTCATCCTGTAAACCTCCAGAGGTTTGTTAATGTTTCCTTCTGGCCACCACAGAAACCTCAGGACATCTCTGTCTTTCTCATCCACATAGACTTGATAAAACATTGCCTCAATGTCTGCCATTACTGCGATTGGTTCTTGGCGAAACCTTAGCAGTACCCCAATAAGGGTGTTTGTTAAATCAGGCCCTTGGAGGAGCTCCTTGTTCAGAGAGGTTCCTTGATATGAGGATGTACAGTCAAACACCACCCTCAGTTTGTGCTTTCGTTTATGGTAGACACCATGATGTGGAATGTACC from Xiphophorus maculatus strain JP 163 A chromosome 11, X_maculatus-5.0-male, whole genome shotgun sequence carries:
- the nfrkb gene encoding nuclear factor related to kappa-B-binding protein isoform X1, which encodes MDPLEHMLTDPLEPKEEDGRQITEECLLGNCKVDLPEVLLEDPDIFFSVLSENTWDEVLTDSQRQHLQQFLPQFPDNNTEEQDRTIRELFNNTNFNFGNPLHLAQRLFRDGYFNPEVVKYRQLCAKSQRKRQLHSLQQYYHRLLKQILVSRKELLDFAVQNSLDFPPKRRLPNRTQPETRESRVRRRLSRILKDVKVECEDSNASSDDEDVSVWNPAPQSPSSPTPTISLRVLPSLSTPDMKITEKVELGEMDLKVMLHHHREKRKRQPDHPDLITSDIHLGDVLSRANIGRKGALPLFDLLLPKKKMRDERKKKKLKAIKVESEDPCEILTPSDSCSAPPVNIINSLPEAPSTPLANIKEEIVEEAQSSPVAVEEITASFFSLLESIFRAEGPASTLMLEEKVQTWQSSPASSLNTWFSSASCWSDLVLQALQFLAGETKDGMMALPSGFSPFVEFVDDFQQWRWIGPTQDTEKDLIALCQLWLDSKDFVVKTENEDLLELTSPTPKLSTDYVVRPSTGDEKQVFQVQEQQRYNQPHKAFTFRMHGFESVVGPVKGVFDKEMSLNKAREHTLLRSDRPPYVTILSLVRDAAARLPNGEGTRAEICELLKDSQFLAPDVTSAQVLLLFSSIILLFRLSNVNTVVSGALDRLHYEKDPCVKYDIGRKLWIYLHRLRSQEEFERIHQAQAAAAKARKAQQQKPKPASKPKSGSKDGSSKTPGSLEAGLDLGCNSMSPVPTTPTPNTPGTPKSPLHLSATTPTKTGVPDTLKTSPGVLLVSPPSLPQLGTILPTSQACPPASQPVTSQQAARIVSHLAAGSLPQVRVVSTQPSGLGPSAAAQQATLVHQTSHQIRMPVSMAAKGISQAVVSVPLRSPSGSSPVQVPTSLSVSAINVTKPQTGSPGSPANNPTPPAVLQGVTSPNIKQVSITGQLGMKTPGGGGIPITATNLRIQGKDVLRLPPSSITTDAKGQTVLRITPDMMATLAKSPVATVKLTSDFLGGAASGSKSISATLHVAPPHPSPSPASATPPSTAEAQSAKSGSVASTLLKAGGETAIRLMPTLAVSVADQKSRTFSTVASPDKSSATIRIMPGLGVIPQKQGQTITMTTASGSKPLAASTCGNIVTMAASVVAGAKGITVAPAASGSPLSLGVTTATVRQVPASVVTTQTGKLPARITVHSVLNQPLKSKSVVTTPIVKGNLNTNSISSLGRNIILTTVPAGTKLIAGNKPVSFVTAQQFQQLQQQGQATQVRIQTVPTQQLQHVAASSPKPVSTVVVTTAPPPKCTPDPPPAPQQ
- the nfrkb gene encoding nuclear factor related to kappa-B-binding protein isoform X4, with product MDPLEHMLTDPLEPKEEDGRQITEECLLGNCKVDLPEVLLEDPDIFFSVLSENTWDEVLTDSQRQHLQQFLPQFPDNNTEEQDRTIRELFNNTNFNFGNPLHLAQRLFRDGYFNPEVVKYRQLCAKSQRKRQLHSLQQYYHRLLKQILVSRKELLDFAVQNSLDFPPKRRLPNRTQPETRESRVRRRLSRILKDVKVECEDSNASSDDEDVSVWNPAPQSPSSPTPTISLRVLPSLSTPDMKITEKVELGEMDLKVMLHHHREKRKRQPDHPDLITSDIHLGDVLSRANIGRKGALPLFDLLLPKKKMRDERKKKKLKAIKVESEDPCEILTPSDSCSAPPVNIINSLPEAPSTPLANIKEEIVEEAQSSPVAVEEITASFFSLLESIFRAEGPASTLMLEEKVQTWQSSPASSLNTWFSSASCWSDLVLQALQFLAGETKDGMMALPSGFSPFVEFVDDFQQWRWIGPTQDTEKDLIALCQLWLDSKDFVVKTENEDLLELTSPTPKLSTDYVVRPSTGDEKQVFQVQEQQRYNQPHKAFTFRMHGFESVVGPVKGVFDKEMSLNKAREHTLLRSDRPPYVTILSLVRDAAARLPNGEGTRAEICELLKDSQFLAPDVTSAQVNTVVSGALDRLHYEKDPCVKYDIGRKLWIYLHRLRSQEEFERIHQAQAAAAKARKAQQQKPKPASKPKSGSKDGSSKTPGSLEAGLDLGCNSMSPVPTTPTPNTPGTPKSPLHLSATTPTKTGVPDTLKTSPGVLLVSPPSLPQLGTILPTSQACPPASQPVTSQQAARIVSHLAAGSLPQVRVVSTQPSGLGPSAAAQQATLVHQTSHQIRMPVSMAAKGISQAVVSVPLRSPSGSSPVQVPTSLSVSAINVTKPQTGSPGSPANNPTPPAVLQGVTSPNIKQVSITGQLGMKTPGGGGIPITATNLRIQGKDVLRLPPSSITTDAKGQTVLRITPDMMATLAKSPVATVKLTSDFLGGAASGSKSISATLHVAPPHPSPSPASATPPSTAEAQSAKSGSVASTLLKAGGETAIRLMPTLAVSVADQKSRTFSTVASPDKSSATIRIMPGLGVIPQKQGQTITMTTASGSKPLAASTCGNIVTMAASVVAGAKGITVAPAASGSPLSLGVTTATVRQVPASVVTTQTGKLPARITVHSVLNQPLKSKSVVTTPIVKGNLNTNISSLGRNIILTTVPAGTKLIAGNKPVSFVTAQQFQQLQQQGQATQVRIQTVPTQQLQHVAASSPKPVSTVVVTTAPPPKCTPDPPPAPQQ